The following are from one region of the Deltaproteobacteria bacterium HGW-Deltaproteobacteria-6 genome:
- a CDS encoding serine/threonine protein phosphatase, translating into MMLKMRYAIADIHGCCKTFRGLLDKIQIRETDQLYLLGDYIDRGPDSKGVLDTMMNLSCRMVALRGNHEDLWLKTAGAGLDRRRFFHYNYWMEDGIVAGLNSFGQTDPRPYLDFLGTLPLYAELDDYLLVHGEFDFSLTDPFGEMGEESMLWGRGKTYSGKKRVICGHTPLKLEKIIASMQTNRINIDNGCCYRQEGYGHLLAYGLDDGRLYIQENIDDH; encoded by the coding sequence ATGATGTTAAAGATGCGCTACGCTATTGCCGACATCCACGGTTGCTGCAAAACCTTTCGTGGCTTGCTCGATAAGATACAGATCAGGGAAACAGATCAACTCTATTTGCTGGGAGATTATATCGATCGCGGTCCCGACAGCAAGGGCGTCCTCGATACGATGATGAACCTTAGCTGCCGCATGGTGGCCCTTCGCGGCAACCATGAAGATCTCTGGTTGAAAACAGCCGGTGCCGGTCTGGACCGTCGACGTTTTTTCCACTACAATTATTGGATGGAAGACGGCATTGTGGCGGGGCTGAACAGTTTCGGTCAGACGGACCCCCGCCCCTATCTGGATTTTCTCGGCACCCTCCCCCTGTATGCTGAGCTTGATGATTACCTGCTTGTCCATGGAGAATTTGACTTTTCGCTTACGGATCCGTTCGGCGAAATGGGCGAGGAATCCATGCTTTGGGGTCGCGGAAAGACTTATTCGGGAAAAAAGCGGGTTATTTGCGGCCATACCCCCCTGAAACTGGAAAAGATCATCGCCAGCATGCAGACCAATAGAATCAACATTGACAATGGTTGCTGCTACCGCCAGGAAGGATACGGTCACTTGCTGGCATACGGTCTGGATGACGGCCGTCTCTATATTCAGGAAAACATTGACGATCATTGA
- a CDS encoding glycerol acyltransferase, with translation MNKTLFDTPVLGTLLYLISVIFLKILGFRRVGQLPEMPRYVMIAAPHTSNWDMPVTLALAFSFRVKVYWMGKDTIFKRPFGTLMRWLGGIPIDRSKVHNMVEQSIAAFKENDHLVMIIPPEGTRKKVRYWKTGFYHIAYGAGVPIVLGFLDFAHKTGGIGPVVWPSGDINADMKIIQTFYAGITGKYPDDYNPAEISPDGKKTPN, from the coding sequence ATGAACAAAACGCTGTTTGATACGCCCGTATTAGGGACGTTGCTTTACCTGATATCGGTGATTTTTCTTAAAATTCTCGGTTTTCGCCGTGTCGGGCAGCTTCCTGAGATGCCGCGATATGTCATGATTGCCGCGCCCCATACATCCAACTGGGACATGCCGGTAACTTTGGCACTGGCCTTCTCGTTCAGGGTAAAAGTATACTGGATGGGCAAAGACACCATTTTTAAACGGCCCTTTGGAACGCTCATGAGGTGGCTGGGAGGCATCCCCATCGACCGATCCAAAGTCCATAACATGGTCGAGCAATCCATTGCGGCCTTTAAAGAAAACGATCACCTCGTCATGATTATCCCTCCGGAGGGCACCCGCAAAAAAGTCAGATACTGGAAGACGGGATTCTACCACATCGCGTATGGAGCAGGCGTGCCGATTGTCCTGGGGTTCCTGGACTTTGCGCACAAGACAGGCGGGATCGGACCCGTTGTCTGGCCTTCAGGCGATATCAATGCCGATATGAAAATCATTCAAACATTCTATGCCGGCATAACCGGTAAATATCCTGATGACTACAATCCCGCCGAAATAAGCCCTGACGGCAAAAAAACCCCAAACTGA